One part of the Perognathus longimembris pacificus isolate PPM17 chromosome 10, ASM2315922v1, whole genome shotgun sequence genome encodes these proteins:
- the Adcy7 gene encoding adenylate cyclase type 7 isoform X5 codes for MPAKGRYFLNEGEEGPDQAALYEKYRLTSQHRPLLLVLLLVAVVACIALIAITFSHEDPSGHQAVLGTAFFTLVVFTALYVLVYIEWLVQRWLWALALLIWACFMMLGYILVWDSWQRAAYAFEQVPFFLFIIFVGYTLLPLSMRGAVAVGVLSSASHLLVFGALLEVFTKPIVKVGLQLLANAIIFLGGNFTGAFHKHQMQDASRDLFTYTVKCIQIRRKLRVEKRQQENLLLSVLPAHISMGMKLAIIERLKEGGGRRYMPDHNFHSLYVKRHQNVSILYADIVGFTRLASDCSPKELVVVLNELFGKFDQIAKANECMRIKILGDCYYCVSGLPVSLPTHARNCVKMGLDICEAIKQVREATGVDISMRVGIHSGNVLCGVIGLRKWQYDVWSHDVSLANRMEAAGVPGRVHITEATLRHLDQAYEVEDGQGQQRDPYLKEMNIRTYLVIDPRSQQPPPPSQQPPRPKGDAALKMRASVRVTRYLESWGAARPFAHLNHRESVSSSETLIPNGRRPKAIPLRRHRAPDRSASPKGRSEDDSYDDEMLSAIEGLSSTRPCCSKSDDFHTFGAIFLEESFEREYRLAPIPRARYDFACASLVFLCILLIHALLMPRMAALGMSFGLVSCLLGLVLSLCFAAEFLRCCPALGTLQAISEWVETRPLLRLFLAVLTIGSLLTVAIINLPLMPDSALGLPGGNETSLLASRSKDRTLCALLPLQLYPGLHRLLRLPADEPGVEGRAADGGPGGLPGALQPLPVLAGPLCPQPW; via the exons atgccAGCCAAGGGGCGCTACTTCCTCAATGAGGGGGAGGAGGGCCCTGACCAGGCTGCCCTCTATGAGAAGTACCGGCTCACCAGCCAGCACAGACCACTgctgctggtgctgctgctggtggCAGTTGTTGCCTGCATTGCGCTCATCGCCATCACCTTCAGCCATGAG GACCCTTCTGGACACCAGGCCGTCCTGGGCACAGCGTTCTTCACACTCGTGGTGTTCACAGCTCTCTACGTGCTGGTGTACATTGAGTGGCTTGTGCAGCGATGGCTGTGGGCCCTGGCACTGCTTATCTGGGCCTGCTTCATGATGCTGGGCTACATCCTGGTGTGGGACTCTTGGCAGAGGGCAGCCTACGCGTTTGAGCAG GTGCCGTTCTTCCTGTTCATCATCTTTGTGGGGTACACGCTGCTGCCCCTCAGCATGAGGGGGGCCGTTGCCGTGGGGGTGCTCTCCTCTGCATCACACCTCCTGGTGTTCGGAGCTCTGCTGGAGGTCTTCACGAAGCCCATTGTCAAGGTGGGGCTGCAG CTGCTGGCCAACGCCATCATTTTCCTGGGTGGGAACTTCACGGGCGCCTTCCACAAGCACCAGATGCAGGACGCCTCCCGGGACCTCTTCACCTACACAGTCAAGTGCATCCAGATCCGCCGGAAGCTGCGTGTGGAAAAGCGTCAGCAG GAGAACCTGCTGCTGTCTGTGTTGCCAGCCCACATCTCCATGGGCATGAAGCTAGCCATCATCGAGCGGCTCAAGGAGGGCGGAGGCCGCCGCTACATGCCCGACCACAACTTCCACAGCCTCTATGTGAAGCGGCACCAGAATGTCAG catccTGTACGCAGACATCGTGGGCTTCACGCGGCTGGCCAGCGACTGCTCCCCCAAGGAGCTGGTGGTGGTGCTGAATGAACTCTTCGGCAAGTTTGACCAGATTGCCAAG GCCAATGAGTGCATGCGGATCAAGATCCTGGGCGACTGCTACTACTGTGTGTCGGGCCTGCCCGTATCCCTGCCCACCCATGCCCGCAACTGTGTCAAGATGGGGCTGGACATATGCGAAGCCATTAA GCAGGTGCGGGAGGCTACGGGCGTGGACATCAGCATGCGTGTAGGCATCCACTCAGGGAACGTGCTGTGTGGGGTCATCGGGCTCCGCAAGTGGCAGTATGATGTGTGGTCCCATGATGTGTCGCTGGCCAACAGGATGGAGGCGGCTGGAGTCCCAGG CCGGGTGCACATCACAGAGGCGACGCTGAGACACTTGGACCAGGCGTATGAGGTGGAGGACGGGCAGGGGCAGCAGCGGGACCCCTACCTGAAAGAGATGAACATCCGCACCTACCTGGTGATCGACCCTCGG AGCCAgcagccaccaccacccagccaACAGCCCCCCAGGCCCAAGGGGGATGCAGCCCTGAAGATGCGGGCTTCTGTGCGTGTGACCCGCTACCTCGAGTCCTGGGGGGCTGCACGGCCCTTCGCACACCTCAACCACCGCGAGAGCGTAAGCAGCAGTGAGACACTCATCCCCAATGGGCGCAGACCCAAG GCCATTCCCCTGCGGCGCCACCGGGCCCCTGACAG AAGTGCATCCCCCAAAGGGCGTTCGGAGGACGACTCCTATGATGACGAGATGCTGTCGGCCATCGAGGGGCTCAGCTCCACTAG gcCCTGCTGCTCCAAGTCTGATGACTTCCACACCTTTGGGGCCATCTTCCTGGAGGAGAGCTTTGAGCGAGAG TACCGCCTGGCCCCCATTCCCCGGGCCCGCTATGACTTCGCCTGTGCCAGCTTGGTCTTCCTCTGCATCTTGCTCATCCATGCCCTGCTGATGCCCAG AATGGCGGCCCTGGGTATGTCCTTCGGGCTGGTGTCCTGTCTGCTGGGGCTGGTGCTCAGTCTGTGCTTTGCTGCTGAGTTTTTG AGGTGCTGCCCAGCCCTGGGGACGCTGCAGGCCATCTCTGAATGGGTGGAGACGCGGCCTCTTCTGAGGCTGTTTCTGGCTGTGCTGACCATCGGTAGCCTGCTCACTGTCGCCATCATCAATCTG CCACTGATGCCCGACTCAGCCCTGGGACTGCCTGGTGGCAATGAGACGAGTCTGCTGGCCTCAAGGAGCAAGGACAGGACCCTGTGTGCCCTCCTCCCG CTGCAGCTGTATCCTGGGCTTCATCGCCTGCTCCGTCTTCCTGCGGATGAGCCTGGAGTTGAAGGTCGTGCTGCTGACGGTGGCCCTGGTGGCCTACCTGGTGCTCTTCAACCTCTCCCGGTGCTGGCAGGACCACTGTGCCCACAGCCCTGGTAA
- the Adcy7 gene encoding adenylate cyclase type 7 isoform X3 produces the protein MPAKGRYFLNEGEEGPDQAALYEKYRLTSQHRPLLLVLLLVAVVACIALIAITFSHEDPSGHQAVLGTAFFTLVVFTALYVLVYIEWLVQRWLWALALLIWACFMMLGYILVWDSWQRAAYAFEQVPFFLFIIFVGYTLLPLSMRGAVAVGVLSSASHLLVFGALLEVFTKPIVKVGLQLLANAIIFLGGNFTGAFHKHQMQDASRDLFTYTVKCIQIRRKLRVEKRQQENLLLSVLPAHISMGMKLAIIERLKEGGGRRYMPDHNFHSLYVKRHQNVSILYADIVGFTRLASDCSPKELVVVLNELFGKFDQIAKANECMRIKILGDCYYCVSGLPVSLPTHARNCVKMGLDICEAIKQVREATGVDISMRVGIHSGNVLCGVIGLRKWQYDVWSHDVSLANRMEAAGVPGRVHITEATLRHLDQAYEVEDGQGQQRDPYLKEMNIRTYLVIDPRSQQPPPPSQQPPRPKGDAALKMRASVRVTRYLESWGAARPFAHLNHRESVSSSETLIPNGRRPKAIPLRRHRAPDSASPKGRSEDDSYDDEMLSAIEGLSSTRPCCSKSDDFHTFGAIFLEESFEREYRLAPIPRARYDFACASLVFLCILLIHALLMPRMAALGMSFGLVSCLLGLVLSLCFAAEFLRCCPALGTLQAISEWVETRPLLRLFLAVLTIGSLLTVAIINLPLMPDSALGLPGGNETSLLASRSKDRTLCALLPYYSCSCILGFIACSVFLRMSLELKVVLLTVALVAYLVLFNLSRCWQDHCAHSPGNLTQANLTSSSALDWSPRDLKTMINFYLVLFYSTLVMLSRQIDYYCRLDCLWKKKFKKEHEEFETMENVNRLLLENVLPAHVAAHFIGDKLNEDWYHQSYDCVCVMFASVPDFKVFYTECDVNKEGLECLRLLNEIIADFDELLLKPKFSGVEKIKTIGSTYMAAAGLSAPSGNENQDLERQHTHIGVMVDFSIALMSKLDGINRHSFNSFRLRVGINHGPVIAGVIGARKPQYDIWGNAVNVASRMESTGELGRIQVTEETCTILQRLGYSCECRGLINVKGKGELRTYFVCTDTAKFQGLGLN, from the exons atgccAGCCAAGGGGCGCTACTTCCTCAATGAGGGGGAGGAGGGCCCTGACCAGGCTGCCCTCTATGAGAAGTACCGGCTCACCAGCCAGCACAGACCACTgctgctggtgctgctgctggtggCAGTTGTTGCCTGCATTGCGCTCATCGCCATCACCTTCAGCCATGAG GACCCTTCTGGACACCAGGCCGTCCTGGGCACAGCGTTCTTCACACTCGTGGTGTTCACAGCTCTCTACGTGCTGGTGTACATTGAGTGGCTTGTGCAGCGATGGCTGTGGGCCCTGGCACTGCTTATCTGGGCCTGCTTCATGATGCTGGGCTACATCCTGGTGTGGGACTCTTGGCAGAGGGCAGCCTACGCGTTTGAGCAG GTGCCGTTCTTCCTGTTCATCATCTTTGTGGGGTACACGCTGCTGCCCCTCAGCATGAGGGGGGCCGTTGCCGTGGGGGTGCTCTCCTCTGCATCACACCTCCTGGTGTTCGGAGCTCTGCTGGAGGTCTTCACGAAGCCCATTGTCAAGGTGGGGCTGCAG CTGCTGGCCAACGCCATCATTTTCCTGGGTGGGAACTTCACGGGCGCCTTCCACAAGCACCAGATGCAGGACGCCTCCCGGGACCTCTTCACCTACACAGTCAAGTGCATCCAGATCCGCCGGAAGCTGCGTGTGGAAAAGCGTCAGCAG GAGAACCTGCTGCTGTCTGTGTTGCCAGCCCACATCTCCATGGGCATGAAGCTAGCCATCATCGAGCGGCTCAAGGAGGGCGGAGGCCGCCGCTACATGCCCGACCACAACTTCCACAGCCTCTATGTGAAGCGGCACCAGAATGTCAG catccTGTACGCAGACATCGTGGGCTTCACGCGGCTGGCCAGCGACTGCTCCCCCAAGGAGCTGGTGGTGGTGCTGAATGAACTCTTCGGCAAGTTTGACCAGATTGCCAAG GCCAATGAGTGCATGCGGATCAAGATCCTGGGCGACTGCTACTACTGTGTGTCGGGCCTGCCCGTATCCCTGCCCACCCATGCCCGCAACTGTGTCAAGATGGGGCTGGACATATGCGAAGCCATTAA GCAGGTGCGGGAGGCTACGGGCGTGGACATCAGCATGCGTGTAGGCATCCACTCAGGGAACGTGCTGTGTGGGGTCATCGGGCTCCGCAAGTGGCAGTATGATGTGTGGTCCCATGATGTGTCGCTGGCCAACAGGATGGAGGCGGCTGGAGTCCCAGG CCGGGTGCACATCACAGAGGCGACGCTGAGACACTTGGACCAGGCGTATGAGGTGGAGGACGGGCAGGGGCAGCAGCGGGACCCCTACCTGAAAGAGATGAACATCCGCACCTACCTGGTGATCGACCCTCGG AGCCAgcagccaccaccacccagccaACAGCCCCCCAGGCCCAAGGGGGATGCAGCCCTGAAGATGCGGGCTTCTGTGCGTGTGACCCGCTACCTCGAGTCCTGGGGGGCTGCACGGCCCTTCGCACACCTCAACCACCGCGAGAGCGTAAGCAGCAGTGAGACACTCATCCCCAATGGGCGCAGACCCAAG GCCATTCCCCTGCGGCGCCACCGGGCCCCTGACAG TGCATCCCCCAAAGGGCGTTCGGAGGACGACTCCTATGATGACGAGATGCTGTCGGCCATCGAGGGGCTCAGCTCCACTAG gcCCTGCTGCTCCAAGTCTGATGACTTCCACACCTTTGGGGCCATCTTCCTGGAGGAGAGCTTTGAGCGAGAG TACCGCCTGGCCCCCATTCCCCGGGCCCGCTATGACTTCGCCTGTGCCAGCTTGGTCTTCCTCTGCATCTTGCTCATCCATGCCCTGCTGATGCCCAG AATGGCGGCCCTGGGTATGTCCTTCGGGCTGGTGTCCTGTCTGCTGGGGCTGGTGCTCAGTCTGTGCTTTGCTGCTGAGTTTTTG AGGTGCTGCCCAGCCCTGGGGACGCTGCAGGCCATCTCTGAATGGGTGGAGACGCGGCCTCTTCTGAGGCTGTTTCTGGCTGTGCTGACCATCGGTAGCCTGCTCACTGTCGCCATCATCAATCTG CCACTGATGCCCGACTCAGCCCTGGGACTGCCTGGTGGCAATGAGACGAGTCTGCTGGCCTCAAGGAGCAAGGACAGGACCCTGTGTGCCCTCCTCCCG TACTATAGCTGCAGCTGTATCCTGGGCTTCATCGCCTGCTCCGTCTTCCTGCGGATGAGCCTGGAGTTGAAGGTCGTGCTGCTGACGGTGGCCCTGGTGGCCTACCTGGTGCTCTTCAACCTCTCCCGGTGCTGGCAGGACCACTGTGCCCACAGCCCTGGTAATCTCACCCAGGCCAACCTCACCTCCAG CAGCGCCCTGGACTGGTCACCCAGGGACCTGAAGACCATGATCAACTTCTACCTGGTTCTGTTCTACAGCACTCTGGTCATGCTATCCAGACAG ATCGACTATTACTGCCGCCTGGATTGTTTGTGGAAGAAGAAGTTCAAGAAGGAGCACGAGGAGTTTGAGACCATGGAAAATGTGAACCGCCTTCTCCTGGAGAATGTCCTGCCGGCCCATGTGGCAGCCCACTTCATTGGAGACAAGTTGAATGAG GACTGGTACCATCAGTCCTATGACTGTGTCTGTGTCATGTTCGCGTCCGTGCCAGACTTCAAAGTGTTCTACACGGAGTGTGACGTCAACAAAGAGGGACTGGAGTGCCTGCGCCTGCTGAACGAGATCATCGCTGACTTCGATGAG CTGCTGCTGAAGCCCAAGTTCAGTGGCGTGGAGAAGATCAAAACCATTGGCAGCACCTACATGGCAGCTGCGGGACTCAGTGCCCCTTCGGGGAATGAGAACCAG GACCTGGAGCGGCAGCACACACACATTGGCGTCATGGTGGACTTCAGCATCGCGCTGATGAGCAAGCTGGACGGGATCAACAGGCACTCCTTCAACTCCTTTCGCCTGCGTGTCG GCATAAACCATGGGCCTGTGATTGCTGGAGTAATTGGGGCCCGAAAACCTCAGTATGACATCTGGGGAAACGCAGTCAACGTTGCCAGCCGCATGGAGAGCACTGGAGAACTGGGCAGAATCCAG GTTACTGAAGAGACATGCACCATCCTCCAGAGACTAGGTTACTCCTGTGAATGCCGGGGGCTCATCAACGTCAAGGGCAAAGGCGAGCTGCGAACTTACTTTGTGTGTACGGACACTGCCAAGTTTCAAGGCCTGGGGCTGAACTGA